One Enterobacter asburiae genomic window, CCGGCACTTCGCTGATCTGCTCAATAAAGATGGCGCCGCGCTCGCGCAGGCTGTCGACCACGTAGCGGTTATGCACCACTTCGTGACGCACATAAATCGGCGCGCCGTAAATCTCCAGCGCGTTTTCAACAATGCTGATAGCGCGGTCTACACCGGCGCAGAAGCCGCGCGGGTTAGCCAACAGGATCTGCATTTCAGGCCTCCAGTGCAGGATCGATTTCCAGCACTTCAACATCAAAATGAACGGTACGCCCGGCAAGCGGATGGTTGAAGTCAACGGTAATAGAGTCGCCGTTGATTTCGCGGATCACGCCAGGCATTTCGCTGCCGTCCATAGCGGTAAAGAGCATAATCGCCCCGATTTCCGGTTCACCCGCGTTCATAAACTCGCGGCGCGAGAAATACTGGATCAGGTCCGGACTCGGCACGCCAAACGCGGCATCCGGCTCCAGCGAAAAGGCTTTTTTCTCACCCTCTTTCAGACCGAGAAGCTGCTGCTCAAGACCTTCAGAAAGTGAGGTATCGCCAAGACGAAACAGGGCCGGTTTGCCGTTGTTGCGGGTGGATTCGGCCGTGGAGCCGTCATCCAGCTTCAGCGTGAAGTGAACGAGAACCGCGCTGTTGCTCTGTACGGATTTAGACATGCAAATTGCTCGCTTGTTTTGGGTCACCTGTTGCCCGGTGGCGCTGCGCTTACCGGGCCTACGGGAGGCCACAAATTCTGTAGGCCGGGTAAGCGCAGCGCCACCCGGCATTGACAATTAAGACTGCTCTTTCGCGGCCGGTTTAGGCAAGAAGCCTTCCAGCACGATTAACGCCGCACCGATACAAATTGCCGTATCGGCCAGGTTAAAGGTCGCGAAGTGCCAGTCGCCGACGTAGAAGTCGATCATATCGACCACAAAGCCGTGCCACAGGCGGTCAAACAGGTTGCCCAGCGCGCCGCCAATGATCAGCGCGTAGGCGATGTTATTCAGCTTTTGCGTGGCCTTCGAGCGGTACATCAGCACCGCGAGGATCACGCAGATACCAAGAGCGATACCCGCAAAGAACCAGCGCTGCCAGCCACCGCTGTCGGCAAGGAAACTAAACGCTGCGCCGTAGTTACGTGCGTAGTGCAGGTTAAGCGACGGGAACAGCGGGACCGTATCCCCCAGAGCGAAATTCTGGAGGATCAGGAACTTGCTGCCCAGATCAATAATCAGCACCACCACAACCAGCCACAGCCAGCGCAGTCCTGTTGAACAGAGAGTTTTACTCATCAGGCAAACTTACGTTTTTCGCCGTCACCGGCGACGTTGCTTACACAGCGTCCGCAGATGTCTGCGTGTTCCGCCACCTGGCCAACATCGGTGGTGTAATGCCAGCAGCGCGGGCATTTCTCACCGTCGGCTTTGCTCAGCGCGACTTTCAGTCCTTTGAGCAGCTCGCTCTGCTGAGCATCAGCAGAAGCATCGGCATAATCCGCAACTTTCGCACCGGAGGTCAACAGGACAAATCGTAATTCATCGCCCAGCGCCGTCAGTTTGGCCGCCAGCTCCGGTTCGGCGTACAGGGTCACTGCCGCTTCCAGAGAGCCGCCGACTTTCTTGTCCGCACGCGCCTGCTCGATAACCTTGTTCACTTCGCCACGCACTTTCAGCAGTTCGTCCCAGAAGGCATCGTTCATCGCTTCAGTGCTGGAGAGATCGAACAGACCTTCGTACCACTCACCCGTGAAGACATACTTCTCACGATCGCCCGGCAGATAGCCCCAGATTTCATCCGCGGTGAAGGACATGATCGGCGCCATCCAGCGTACCAGCGCTTCTGCGATGTGGAACAGCGCGGTCTGGCAGCTACGACGCGCCACGCTGTCCGCTTTCGCGGTGTACTGGCGGTCTTTGATGATATCGAGGTAGAACGAGCCCATCTCGATGGAGCAGAAACGCATCAGGCGCTGCACCACTTCGTGGAAGTCGTAAGACTCATAGGCTTTCAGGATATCGTCCTGCGCTGCTTTCGCACAGCCTACCGCCCAGCGGTCCAGCACCACCATCTCTTCCGGTTTCACCATGTCTTTTGCCGGATCGAACCCGTTCAGGTTCGCCAGCAGGAAGCGCGCGGTGTTACGGATACGACGATAGCTGTCGGCAGCACGCTTCAGGATCTCGTCAGACACCGCCATTTCGCCGGTGTAGTCAGTGGATGCCACCCACAGACGCAGAATGTCTGCGCCCAGCTTGTTCATCACATCCTGCGGAGAAACGGTGTTACCGATAGATTTGGACATCTTACGGCCCTGACCATCCACGGTGAAGCCGTGAGTCAGTACCTGACGGTAAGGTGCTTTACCCTTCATAGCGGTGGAGATCATCAGAGATGACATGAACCAGCCGCGGTGTTGGTCAGACCCTTCCAGATACATATCGGCAGCGTGACCGGCAAACTCCGGGCGCACGTCAACCACGGAGGAGTGGGTAGACCCGGAGTCGAACCACACGTCCAGGGTATCCGGCACTTTCTCGTAGCTGTCTGCGTCAGCGCCCAGGATGTCGCGGGAGTCGAGATCCCACCACGCCTGAATGCCGTCAACTTCGACGCGCTTCGCCACTTCTTCCATCAGTTCCAGGGTGTTCGGGTGCAGCTCCTGCGTCTCTTTATGTACGAACAGAGACATCGGCACGCCCCAGGTACGCTGACGGGAGATACACCAGTCAGGACGGTTAGCTACCATGGATTCGATACGCGCCTGGCCCCAGTCAGGGATCCACTGCACGCCTTTGATCTCTTTCAGAGACTGCTCGCGCAGGCCTTTCTGATCCATGCTGATGAACCACTGCGGGGTCGCACGGAAGATGATCGGGGTTTTGTGACGCCAGCAGCACGGATAGCTGTGCTGCATTTTTTCTACGTGCAGCAGCGCGCCGCTGGTGCGCAGCATGTCGACGATGATGTCGTTCGCTTTGAAGACGTTGATACCGTCCAGCGCCGGATAGGTGCCAGGCAGGTAAGAGCCGTCCGGGCCAACCGGGTTAGCGATTTCCAGACCGTACTTCAGGCTGATGTTGTAGTCGTCAGGGCCGTGGCCACCGGCGGTATGCACCGCACCGGTACCCGCTTCCAGCGTCACGTGGTCGCCCAGGATCGCCGGAACGTCGAAGTCCAGGAACGGGTGCTTGAAGCGCATCAGCTCCAGCGCGTCACCTTTCACGGTGCCCAGCACGGTGTAGTCGGTGATATGTGCGCGCTTCAGCACGCTCTCAACCAGATCTTTCGCCAGGATAACCGCCTGACCTTCAACCTGAACCAGCGCGTATTCGAACTCACCGGACAGGGAGATCGCGCGGTTGGCTGGCAGGGTCCACGGGGTGGTGGTCCAGATAACCAAAGAGATTGGGCCGTTAACGGACGACACGCCAAATTTGGCTTTCACCGCATCCTGATCGACGGCATGGAACGCCACGTCAATAGAAGGAGAGGTTTTGTCGTAATACTCCACTTCCGCTTCTGCCAGCGCAGAGCGGCAGTCCACGCACCAGTGCACCGGCTTAGCGCCTTTGTGCAGGTGGCCGTTACCGATGATTTTACCCAGCGCACGGATGATGTTGGCTTCAGTTTTGAAGTCCATGGTCAGGTACGGGTGCGACCAGTCGCCCAGCACGCCCAGACGGATGAAGTCAGCGCGCTGACCGTCAACCTGCGTCGCGGCGTATTCGCGGCACTTCGCACGGAACTCGGCGGCGGTGAACTTCTCACCCGGCTTGCCGAACTCCTGCTCCACTTTCAGCTCGATTGGCAGACCGTGGCAGTCCCAGCCCGGAACGTAAGGCGAGTCATATCCCGTGAGGCCTTTGGACTTCACGATAATGTCTTTCAGAATCTTGTTAACCGAGTGACCAATATGAATGCTGCCATTCGCATATGGAGGGCCATCATGCAGAATGAAGGATTTTTTGCCTTTTTTGGCTGCACGAATGATGCCGTACAGGTCATCATCGGTCCAACGCGCCAGCATTCCCGGTTCGCGCTTGGCGAGATCGCCGCGCATCGGGAACCCTGTTTCCGGCAAATTCAGGGTTGATTTATAGTCACTCATCAGATTCTCGGTTCCGTATTTATCACGTAGGCAGTTAAGCCGGGTTCAAAGCCCAAAAAACTCGCGGGCCGTCAATTCATCTCGCGCAATTTGCGCTTTTAGTTCATCCAGCGAACCAAATCGCTGCTCGTTGCGTATTTTTTTACGCAGTATCACATCTATATGGCGACCATAGAGGTCCATTACAACGTCCAGCAGGTGCACTTCTAGCTGTTGACGCACACCGGCGACGGTCGGACGCGTGCCAATGTTGGCGACGCCGTAAAACGGCTTATCGCCCAGTCCTGCCACTTCCACCGCATACACCCCTTTAACCGGGGAAACCTGACGACGCAGCGGTATATTCGCCGTCGGGAAGCCTATCGTGCGGCCCAGCGCATCGCCATGGACCACGCGGCCAGAGATAGTGAACGGATGCCCCAGTAGGGTTTCCGCCGTATCCAGTTCGTCATCGGCCAGTGCCCGACGAACCGCCGTGCTGCTGACGCGCACGCCGCCTTCGCAGAAGGTCATCGCGCTGGTGACGTCAAATCCGTACTCCAGACCAGCCTTCTGTAATAGCAAGAAATCGCCCTGACGACCAGCGCCAAAGCGGAAATCATCGCCCACGGCGAGAAACTGCACGCCAAGACGCTTAACCAGCAGGTCACTGACGAAATTTTGTGCTGTCAGCGCGGCAAAGCGACGATCGAAACGTACACACAATACATAGTCCACGCCGGACTCCGCCAGATAGCGCAACTTCTCACGCAGGCGAGTGAGGCGGGCGGGAGATTTATCGCCCGCGAACAGCTCCAGCGGCTGCGGCTCGAAAATCATCACTACAACGGGCAGGCCACGGGCCTCCCCTTCTTTACGCAATCCCTGCAACAGCGCCTGATGACCACGATGCACGCCGTCGAAATTACCAATGGTCAGCACGCACCCGTGTGGCGCGCTGCTGAGATTATGTATGCCGCGTATCAGCTTCATGTCTGGCTCAAAACAGTGAAAATCGCCAAAGTATACCTTGTACAGCGGTTAAGGTTAACCGGCGATTGTTCGCGCAAAACAGAAAGCCGTAATGATTTCATCAGGCTGACCTTTCGCAGCGAAAAAATCTGCTCGTGAACTGCGATTTTTATGCCGAAAGGCTGTATTCAGGGAAGACAAGCTGGTAGAATCCTGCGCCATCACTACGTAACGTAGCGTCGCTAATTAACGGCGCTTATTTGCACAAATCCATTGACAAAAGAAGGCAAAGAGGGCATATTCCTCGGCCTTTGAATTGTCCACATAGAACATATTTGGGAGTTGGACTTGGCTAATATCAAATCAGCTAAGAAACGTGCCGTTCAGTCTGAAAAGGCTCGTAAGCACAACGCAAGCCGTCGCTCTATGATGCGTACTTTCATCAAGAAAGTATACGCAGCAATCGAAGCAGGCGACAAAGCTGCAGCGCAGAACGCATTTAACGAAATGCAACCAATCGTGGATCGTCAGGCTGCTAAAGGTCTGATCCACAAAAACAAAGCAGCGCGTCATAAAGCAAACCTGACCGCGCAGATCAACAAACTGGCTTAATCGCTACTTGTTGTTGCTTGTTTAAAGAACCCGCTTAACGCGGGTTTTTTTATGCCTTCAGATTGCCGGTGCCGTAAACAGCGCCGCGTAGTCACGGTTACAGATTCGCTGCACCGCCGGGTGCTGAATCATCCGTTCGGCAAATATAGCGTGATACTCCTCCATCACGTTATCCACTCTGCCTATCTCCGTAATCTTATCGTCCGAATAGAGATCGTGCGCGTACAGCGTCGGCGCAACGAAGATCGCATTATGCGCTTCGCCAAAGGCTTTCATCAGCGCCGCATCGTCGAACTCACCGAGGATTTCTACCTTTAGCCCCTGCGAGTTAAACCAGTTCAGCAGCTTGCGTCCGAGCATGGAACGCCTTCCCGGTACCAGCAGGCGGCGCTCTTCCAGGCACGCGGGGAACGGTTTTTCCGGCGGCGGGTTAATGCACCAGAAGCTGACACCGCATTCGCCAATCTTCACCGAGAACAGCCCTTCCTGCTGGGTGGAGTCAATCGGGCAGTCCGAGATAATCATGTCCAGCTTGTGCTGGCTCAGCTGTTCCAACAGCATTTCATGGGTGGATTCAAAGCAGCGCAGATGGATTTGCTCATCTTCTACCACCGCCGCATCCAGCACGCCGCTCACCAGCCGCTTGGACAGCGCATCCGCCACGCCCACGTCAAAGAGCAGGTTCGACTCTTTGCGGTAGTTGACGATATCCAGCATCTCCTGGCTCAGGGTGAACATTTTGTCCGCATAGCGGAACACCAGTTCGCCCAGTTCGCTGGGTTCAATCCCACGACCTTTACGCTTAAACAACTTGCCCTGCAGACGCTCTTCAAGGGCCTTGATTTGCCCGGTGATGGTTTGCGGCGTCAGGTAGAGCGCCTCTGCCGCCCCCACCACCGAGCCCTGTTTATAGACGTGCCAGAAGTAGTACAGATGGTTGTAATTTAAATGAGACATCGCGTCTTCTCTCCCTGAGTGTGTATCGGGAGAAGGATCGCCTCCTCCCGGTGTTCCGTTATGCCTGGACGGCCTGTCCGGGCAATTTCACCTTCAACAAGGTATAACCGATTACCGCGGCCAGTAATGACCCGATGAGAATGCCGAGTTTAGCCCAGACGATAAGCTCAGGCGCATGCGCACCAAACGCCAGCGTCGAGATAAAGATCGACATCGTAAACCCGATGCCACACAGCACGCCGACGGCCATAATCTGCTTAAACGTGGTGCCGTGCGGCAAAGACGCCAGCTTCAGCTTCGTCGCCAGCCAGCAGAAGAGGCTAATGCCCAGCGGCTTACCGATAAACAGCCCGGCAATGATGCCCAGCGGCAGCACGGACGTCAGCCCGTCCAGCGTCACGCCGCCGAGGGAAACGCCCGCATTGGCAAACGCAAACAGCGGCAGGATCATAAAGGCGACCCACGGGTGCAACACGTGCTCCAGCTGTTTAGCGGGTGATTTGCCCTCCTGCGGCTTAAGCGGCACGAAGAAACCGACGATTACTCCTGCCAGCGTGGCGTGCACGCCCGATTTGAGCACCGCCGTCCACAGCACCATCCCCACCAGGATATAGATACCGATGCGGCGAACATTGAAGATGTTCAGCAGCGCCAGCACGGCAATCGCCCCAGCGGCCACGCTCAGGGACAGGATCGACAGATCGCTGGTGTAGAACAGCGCGATAATCACAATGGCGCCCAGGTCATCGATGATCGCCAGCGCCATCAGGAAGATTTTCAGGGCCACCGGCACGCGGCTTCCCAGCAATGCCAGCACCCCGAGCGCAAAGGCGATATCCGTCGCGGCCGGGATCGCCCAGCCGTCACGCGCAACAGGATCCTGCCAGGTGAACGCCAGGAAGAGCAGCGCCGGCACCACCATCCCACCGAGCGCGGCAATCACCGGGAACGCCGCGCGCTGGCGGCTGGCAAGCGAGCCCAGTACCAGCTCACGCTTTACCTCAAGCCCGACGAGCAGGAAGAACACCGCCATCAGCGCATCGTTGATCCACAGCAGCATGTTCTTGTTAATCTCGAGCGCCCCGACCTTCAGCTCAACGGGCGTTTCCAGAAATGCATGGTAGAGTTCCTGCGTGATA contains:
- the fkpB gene encoding FKBP-type peptidyl-prolyl cis-trans isomerase, with the protein product MSKSVQSNSAVLVHFTLKLDDGSTAESTRNNGKPALFRLGDTSLSEGLEQQLLGLKEGEKKAFSLEPDAAFGVPSPDLIQYFSRREFMNAGEPEIGAIMLFTAMDGSEMPGVIREINGDSITVDFNHPLAGRTVHFDVEVLEIDPALEA
- the lspA gene encoding signal peptidase II, with translation MSKTLCSTGLRWLWLVVVVLIIDLGSKFLILQNFALGDTVPLFPSLNLHYARNYGAAFSFLADSGGWQRWFFAGIALGICVILAVLMYRSKATQKLNNIAYALIIGGALGNLFDRLWHGFVVDMIDFYVGDWHFATFNLADTAICIGAALIVLEGFLPKPAAKEQS
- the ileS gene encoding isoleucine--tRNA ligase is translated as MSDYKSTLNLPETGFPMRGDLAKREPGMLARWTDDDLYGIIRAAKKGKKSFILHDGPPYANGSIHIGHSVNKILKDIIVKSKGLTGYDSPYVPGWDCHGLPIELKVEQEFGKPGEKFTAAEFRAKCREYAATQVDGQRADFIRLGVLGDWSHPYLTMDFKTEANIIRALGKIIGNGHLHKGAKPVHWCVDCRSALAEAEVEYYDKTSPSIDVAFHAVDQDAVKAKFGVSSVNGPISLVIWTTTPWTLPANRAISLSGEFEYALVQVEGQAVILAKDLVESVLKRAHITDYTVLGTVKGDALELMRFKHPFLDFDVPAILGDHVTLEAGTGAVHTAGGHGPDDYNISLKYGLEIANPVGPDGSYLPGTYPALDGINVFKANDIIVDMLRTSGALLHVEKMQHSYPCCWRHKTPIIFRATPQWFISMDQKGLREQSLKEIKGVQWIPDWGQARIESMVANRPDWCISRQRTWGVPMSLFVHKETQELHPNTLELMEEVAKRVEVDGIQAWWDLDSRDILGADADSYEKVPDTLDVWFDSGSTHSSVVDVRPEFAGHAADMYLEGSDQHRGWFMSSLMISTAMKGKAPYRQVLTHGFTVDGQGRKMSKSIGNTVSPQDVMNKLGADILRLWVASTDYTGEMAVSDEILKRAADSYRRIRNTARFLLANLNGFDPAKDMVKPEEMVVLDRWAVGCAKAAQDDILKAYESYDFHEVVQRLMRFCSIEMGSFYLDIIKDRQYTAKADSVARRSCQTALFHIAEALVRWMAPIMSFTADEIWGYLPGDREKYVFTGEWYEGLFDLSSTEAMNDAFWDELLKVRGEVNKVIEQARADKKVGGSLEAAVTLYAEPELAAKLTALGDELRFVLLTSGAKVADYADASADAQQSELLKGLKVALSKADGEKCPRCWHYTTDVGQVAEHADICGRCVSNVAGDGEKRKFA
- the ribF gene encoding bifunctional riboflavin kinase/FAD synthetase → MKLIRGIHNLSSAPHGCVLTIGNFDGVHRGHQALLQGLRKEGEARGLPVVVMIFEPQPLELFAGDKSPARLTRLREKLRYLAESGVDYVLCVRFDRRFAALTAQNFVSDLLVKRLGVQFLAVGDDFRFGAGRQGDFLLLQKAGLEYGFDVTSAMTFCEGGVRVSSTAVRRALADDELDTAETLLGHPFTISGRVVHGDALGRTIGFPTANIPLRRQVSPVKGVYAVEVAGLGDKPFYGVANIGTRPTVAGVRQQLEVHLLDVVMDLYGRHIDVILRKKIRNEQRFGSLDELKAQIARDELTAREFFGL
- the rpsT gene encoding 30S ribosomal protein S20 — encoded protein: MANIKSAKKRAVQSEKARKHNASRRSMMRTFIKKVYAAIEAGDKAAAQNAFNEMQPIVDRQAAKGLIHKNKAARHKANLTAQINKLA
- the nhaR gene encoding transcriptional activator NhaR, producing MSHLNYNHLYYFWHVYKQGSVVGAAEALYLTPQTITGQIKALEERLQGKLFKRKGRGIEPSELGELVFRYADKMFTLSQEMLDIVNYRKESNLLFDVGVADALSKRLVSGVLDAAVVEDEQIHLRCFESTHEMLLEQLSQHKLDMIISDCPIDSTQQEGLFSVKIGECGVSFWCINPPPEKPFPACLEERRLLVPGRRSMLGRKLLNWFNSQGLKVEILGEFDDAALMKAFGEAHNAIFVAPTLYAHDLYSDDKITEIGRVDNVMEEYHAIFAERMIQHPAVQRICNRDYAALFTAPAI
- the nhaA gene encoding Na+/H+ antiporter NhaA codes for the protein MKLLHRFFSSEASGGVILIIAAAAAMVLANLGITQELYHAFLETPVELKVGALEINKNMLLWINDALMAVFFLLVGLEVKRELVLGSLASRQRAAFPVIAALGGMVVPALLFLAFTWQDPVARDGWAIPAATDIAFALGVLALLGSRVPVALKIFLMALAIIDDLGAIVIIALFYTSDLSILSLSVAAGAIAVLALLNIFNVRRIGIYILVGMVLWTAVLKSGVHATLAGVIVGFFVPLKPQEGKSPAKQLEHVLHPWVAFMILPLFAFANAGVSLGGVTLDGLTSVLPLGIIAGLFIGKPLGISLFCWLATKLKLASLPHGTTFKQIMAVGVLCGIGFTMSIFISTLAFGAHAPELIVWAKLGILIGSLLAAVIGYTLLKVKLPGQAVQA